A DNA window from Amycolatopsis sp. DSM 110486 contains the following coding sequences:
- a CDS encoding GGDEF domain-containing protein — protein MVTSGEWSGRGLIGSVAGWALWSRPRRWIAVTLTSMVVAVVLAVVSSVLVPVTAAQLELFALITGLAVAQTEITRQIERQRRMLSRGPHINVTSVWLLPAALLVPPQLVAALAVLLYVYLAFRSWNGTRPGEAHRVAANATTMILSGFGAALAGHLTGSQGVAMVAAAALGYFVVNTALTGLGLYLADPAKATPASCLGTMDDNVLEASILCVGGLLTMVLTNEPLLSVLVILPLYVLQRSVLIKRLEELATTDQKTQLLNATTWQDGAQREVSRAERENGSFGALMIDLDHFKSINDTFGHLAGDDVLKAVAAAVKQETRAHDLVGRFGGEEFVALLPSTSKEDAIVTAERIRRRISELVIQTRTNEGEAVAISERTASIGVASFPMDGTSVDEVMASADAAVYAAKHGGRNRVIGAVSSPVRELAAVA, from the coding sequence ATGGTCACATCGGGGGAATGGTCTGGACGGGGCCTGATTGGTTCCGTGGCGGGCTGGGCGCTGTGGTCGCGGCCGCGACGGTGGATCGCCGTCACGCTCACGAGCATGGTCGTCGCCGTGGTCCTGGCGGTCGTGAGCAGCGTGCTGGTCCCGGTCACCGCGGCTCAGCTGGAGCTGTTCGCGCTGATCACAGGCCTGGCCGTCGCCCAGACCGAGATCACCCGGCAGATCGAGCGCCAGCGCCGGATGCTCAGCCGGGGCCCGCACATCAACGTGACCTCCGTGTGGCTGCTGCCCGCCGCGCTGCTGGTGCCGCCGCAGCTCGTGGCCGCGCTGGCCGTTCTGCTCTACGTCTACCTCGCGTTCCGGAGCTGGAATGGCACCCGTCCGGGTGAGGCGCACCGCGTCGCGGCGAACGCGACGACCATGATCCTTTCCGGTTTCGGCGCCGCGCTCGCCGGTCACCTCACGGGCAGCCAGGGTGTCGCGATGGTCGCCGCCGCCGCGCTCGGCTACTTCGTCGTGAACACCGCGCTGACCGGCCTCGGCCTGTACCTCGCCGACCCGGCGAAGGCAACCCCCGCGTCCTGCCTCGGCACCATGGACGACAACGTCCTCGAGGCGTCGATCCTGTGCGTCGGCGGTCTGCTGACCATGGTGCTCACCAACGAGCCGCTGCTGTCGGTGCTGGTGATCCTGCCCCTGTACGTGCTGCAGCGCTCGGTGCTGATCAAGCGCCTCGAGGAGCTCGCGACCACGGACCAGAAGACGCAGCTGCTCAACGCCACCACCTGGCAGGACGGCGCACAGCGCGAGGTCTCCCGCGCCGAGCGCGAGAACGGCAGCTTCGGTGCGCTGATGATCGACCTCGACCACTTCAAGTCCATCAACGACACCTTCGGCCACCTCGCGGGCGACGACGTGCTCAAGGCCGTCGCCGCCGCCGTCAAGCAGGAGACACGCGCCCACGACCTGGTCGGCCGCTTCGGCGGCGAGGAGTTCGTGGCGCTGCTGCCCTCGACGTCGAAGGAAGACGCGATCGTCACGGCGGAACGCATCCGCCGGCGCATCAGCGAGCTCGTGATCCAGACGCGCACCAACGAAGGCGAGGCCGTCGCGATCTCCGAGCGCACGGCGTCGATCGGCGTCGCGTCGTTCCCCATGGACGGCACGAGCGTCGATGAAGTCATGGCTTCCGCGGACGCCGCCGTGTACGCGGCGAAACATGGCGGCCGCAACCGGGTGATCGGCGCGGTTTCTTCGCCGGTCCGGGAGCTCGCGGCCGTCGCGTAG
- a CDS encoding TetR/AcrR family transcriptional regulator, with amino-acid sequence MSSPAQRGRPRKLPVAEQRGRVVRAATEAVARHGFEAATIEEIARAAGVSRQAVYEQFGERKNLFAEVVGAAEERAFEAIGAPARDASEPDLRAWARANYANMFRFVEEDPHSFPVLREAERAGNPALTRLRERLAVIYAEASRKRWAAYGVDSGRADKALVTLYFAMTEALVQVSWEGDPPAQDALVDLLTEFTVGGVLRLQTQAADVIERLR; translated from the coding sequence ATGTCGAGCCCCGCGCAGCGTGGGAGGCCGCGGAAGTTGCCCGTGGCGGAGCAGCGCGGCCGGGTCGTGCGGGCGGCCACGGAGGCCGTGGCGCGGCATGGGTTCGAGGCGGCGACGATCGAGGAGATCGCGAGGGCCGCGGGGGTGTCGCGGCAAGCGGTCTACGAGCAGTTCGGGGAACGGAAGAATCTGTTCGCCGAGGTGGTCGGGGCCGCTGAAGAGAGGGCGTTCGAAGCGATCGGGGCGCCGGCGAGGGATGCGTCCGAGCCGGATCTGCGGGCGTGGGCGAGGGCGAACTACGCGAACATGTTCCGGTTCGTCGAGGAGGACCCACACTCGTTTCCCGTCCTCAGAGAGGCCGAGCGGGCGGGGAATCCGGCGCTGACGAGGCTGCGGGAGCGGCTGGCCGTGATCTACGCGGAGGCGAGCCGCAAGCGTTGGGCGGCGTACGGCGTGGACTCGGGGCGGGCCGACAAAGCGCTGGTGACGCTGTACTTCGCGATGACCGAAGCGTTGGTCCAAGTGTCCTGGGAAGGTGACCCGCCGGCCCAGGACGCGTTGGTGGACCTGCTCACGGAGTTCACCGTCGGTGGGGTGCTGAGGCTGCAGACCCAGGCGGCGGATGTGATCGAAAGGCTGCGGTAG
- a CDS encoding TetR/AcrR family transcriptional regulator, producing the protein MAPDDRRRMIVRAVLPLVVEHGRGVTTAQIARAAGIGEGTIFRVFTDKDELFDACVEAALDPGEALEMIGEIPSELPLEKRLMEAVDALTAHLQRVGAVMAATMKGRTPPEEARNRKSVTGDSRRESFEAMHRAVRELFVPDTDRLRLPVNKAASLFLSMLFAQSRPMPGSPETTEMIDVFLHGAVSA; encoded by the coding sequence ATGGCGCCCGACGACCGCCGCCGGATGATCGTGCGCGCGGTGCTCCCGCTGGTCGTGGAACACGGCCGGGGGGTCACCACCGCGCAGATCGCCCGCGCGGCCGGCATCGGCGAGGGCACCATCTTCCGCGTTTTCACCGACAAGGACGAGCTGTTCGACGCGTGTGTGGAAGCCGCGCTCGACCCTGGGGAGGCGTTGGAGATGATCGGGGAGATCCCGAGTGAGCTGCCGTTGGAGAAGCGGCTGATGGAAGCCGTCGACGCACTGACCGCGCACCTGCAGCGAGTCGGTGCCGTGATGGCCGCGACCATGAAGGGACGGACGCCGCCGGAGGAGGCGCGCAACCGCAAGTCGGTGACCGGCGACAGCCGGCGCGAGTCGTTCGAGGCGATGCACCGAGCCGTCCGTGAGCTGTTCGTCCCGGACACCGACCGCCTGCGGCTGCCGGTGAACAAGGCCGCTTCCTTGTTCCTCTCGATGCTTTTCGCGCAGAGCCGGCCGATGCCCGGTTCGCCGGAAACCACGGAGATGATCGACGTTTTCCTGCACGGCGCGGTGTCCGCGTGA
- a CDS encoding MFS transporter gives MTAAPGRVTFREVFGVAEFRAMWFGELLSIAGDQLARVALSVLVYATTQSATLTGLTYALTFFPSLLGGIFLTGIADRFSRRTVMVAVDSARAALILLVAIPGLPFWVLCVLVGCVSLLNPPFKASQLALLPQVLEGDRFVVGMGIRSMTVQSAQLLGFAGGGALLLAVDPRLALVLDAGTFVLSALFIRFGVKARPAAATGEKRKPFLASLSAGGKVGFATSALRSLMLFTWLAGLMPVYEGIAAPYVASSGGGPEVIGLLLAADPVGSVIFTFIYTRWVPAEVRPKLIGPMTALAAIPLLLCFLQPGPVASIILFVISGGFGTIALLQATASLTVAVPDETRAQTMGLSNTGLTTTMGVVPLIGGVIADHLTAQTTVGIFGFVGLLITIPLTIMWQRTFSARTSEGTAKEATRAEHA, from the coding sequence ATGACGGCAGCACCGGGACGGGTGACGTTCCGCGAGGTCTTCGGGGTCGCCGAGTTCCGCGCGATGTGGTTCGGCGAGCTGCTGTCGATCGCCGGCGACCAGCTGGCCCGCGTCGCGCTGTCCGTGCTGGTCTACGCCACTACACAGTCGGCCACGCTCACCGGCCTCACCTACGCGCTGACGTTCTTCCCGTCCCTGCTCGGCGGCATCTTCCTCACCGGCATCGCCGATCGCTTCTCCCGGCGCACGGTGATGGTGGCGGTCGACTCCGCGCGAGCCGCACTGATCCTGCTGGTGGCCATCCCCGGGCTGCCGTTCTGGGTCCTGTGCGTGCTCGTCGGCTGCGTCTCACTGCTGAACCCGCCGTTCAAGGCGTCCCAGCTGGCTCTCCTGCCGCAGGTGCTCGAAGGCGACCGGTTCGTTGTCGGCATGGGCATCCGCAGCATGACGGTGCAGTCGGCCCAGCTGCTCGGTTTCGCCGGCGGTGGCGCGCTGCTGCTGGCGGTCGACCCGCGCCTGGCGCTGGTCCTCGACGCCGGCACGTTCGTGCTCTCGGCCCTGTTCATCCGCTTCGGTGTGAAGGCGCGCCCCGCGGCCGCGACCGGGGAGAAGCGCAAGCCGTTCCTCGCGTCGCTGAGCGCGGGCGGCAAGGTCGGCTTCGCGACCTCGGCGCTGCGTTCGCTGATGCTGTTCACCTGGCTGGCCGGCCTGATGCCGGTGTACGAGGGCATCGCGGCGCCCTACGTCGCGTCGTCCGGCGGCGGCCCCGAGGTGATCGGCCTGCTGCTGGCCGCCGACCCGGTGGGCAGCGTGATCTTCACCTTCATCTACACGCGCTGGGTGCCCGCCGAGGTGCGGCCGAAGCTGATCGGGCCGATGACGGCGCTCGCCGCGATCCCGCTCCTGCTCTGCTTCCTGCAGCCGGGGCCCGTCGCGTCGATCATCCTGTTCGTGATCTCCGGCGGGTTCGGCACGATCGCGTTGCTGCAGGCCACGGCCTCGCTGACCGTCGCGGTGCCCGACGAGACCCGGGCGCAGACGATGGGCCTGTCCAACACGGGCCTGACGACCACGATGGGCGTGGTTCCCCTGATCGGCGGAGTGATCGCCGACCACCTGACCGCCCAGACGACTGTCGGGATCTTCGGGTTCGTCGGACTTCTGATTACGATTCCGCTAACGATCATGTGGCAGAGGACGTTCTCCGCCCGGACGAGCGAGGGTACGGCGAAGGAAGCCACACGCGCCGAGCATGCGTGA
- a CDS encoding MFS transporter gives MGISLAYFMVLLDTTVLAVAEPSIMASLHIDVVGVGWATTIYTMALASALVFGGSLADRWGAHRLFIGGVMGFGATSLGCALAPTLSVLLVFRAMLGLFAAAIIPSSLSLIASLYLDPVRRGSAISAWAAISGVAMAAGPVLGGWLIAVDGWRAVFVINAPMALVVLALCRTSIARTRHARAISWLPHLGLAATLATATLSFTQAGQRSWLLAAVFGLIAVGLAYGTTVVDRTSPAPLVPAALRGNRPVWTAFGWGAAVNYALTTVIFSIPLLLHTNAEAAGATLLPMTLLVALNPLLTGRIVAAYGPLRPIRMGFVAFPVGLCLVAVATAVQHQPVVLALGLLLSGLGVSWTLPALVGFAVNHAAPEAAGSIGGILNSTRQAGATIAAALASAMLTQHHSNTASALPFLIAAAVCALGLLTATTQRVARTGAPSVVRTNAADNQT, from the coding sequence GTGGGCATCTCGCTGGCTTACTTCATGGTGCTGCTGGACACCACGGTGCTTGCCGTGGCCGAGCCCAGCATCATGGCCTCACTACACATCGACGTCGTTGGCGTTGGGTGGGCAACCACGATCTACACCATGGCGCTGGCATCCGCCTTGGTCTTCGGCGGCAGCCTGGCCGACCGCTGGGGGGCCCACCGACTCTTCATCGGCGGTGTAATGGGCTTCGGCGCGACGTCCTTGGGCTGCGCGCTCGCGCCCACGCTGTCGGTTCTCCTGGTGTTCCGGGCCATGTTGGGGCTGTTCGCCGCAGCCATCATCCCGAGCTCACTGAGTCTGATCGCCAGCCTGTACCTCGACCCAGTGCGCCGCGGGAGCGCCATCAGCGCGTGGGCCGCGATCAGCGGCGTAGCGATGGCTGCCGGGCCCGTACTCGGCGGGTGGCTCATCGCCGTCGATGGTTGGCGGGCAGTCTTCGTGATCAACGCTCCAATGGCCCTTGTCGTCTTGGCACTCTGCCGGACGTCCATCGCGCGCACGCGGCACGCACGCGCCATCTCCTGGCTACCGCACCTCGGACTGGCAGCAACGTTGGCCACCGCAACGCTCTCATTCACCCAGGCAGGGCAACGCTCCTGGCTTCTGGCCGCGGTATTCGGTCTCATCGCCGTGGGGCTCGCGTATGGCACGACTGTGGTAGATCGAACCTCGCCCGCACCGCTGGTCCCGGCGGCACTGCGCGGTAACCGTCCGGTGTGGACGGCCTTCGGATGGGGCGCCGCGGTCAACTACGCCCTGACCACGGTGATCTTCTCTATCCCGCTCCTCCTGCACACGAACGCAGAGGCAGCCGGAGCAACGCTGCTGCCGATGACCTTGCTGGTCGCCCTGAACCCGCTGCTCACCGGGCGCATCGTCGCCGCCTACGGACCCCTACGGCCGATCCGGATGGGCTTTGTCGCCTTCCCAGTGGGGCTGTGTCTAGTCGCGGTTGCAACGGCAGTCCAGCATCAACCGGTCGTCCTCGCCCTCGGGCTCTTGCTATCCGGGCTCGGAGTGTCCTGGACACTGCCCGCCTTGGTCGGCTTCGCTGTCAACCACGCCGCCCCCGAAGCCGCCGGCTCAATCGGCGGCATCCTCAACTCCACCCGACAAGCCGGCGCCACCATCGCCGCCGCCCTCGCTAGCGCCATGCTGACTCAGCACCACAGCAACACCGCCTCGGCCCTGCCGTTCCTGATCGCGGCGGCAGTCTGCGCGCTCGGCCTCCTCACCGCCACGACGCAGCGCGTTGCCCGCACAGGAGCGCCATCCGTCGTCCGGACGAACGCAGCGGACAACCAGACATGA
- a CDS encoding LuxR C-terminal-related transcriptional regulator, whose protein sequence is MLRLDAFFVALFRDAGHVLYAYQYDGAEYALPGVRPVNPEGPTGWVRAHNRSYTYRTDAGAILNRGIPWGDKERRSADALVVPMRRTHTGEVIGVVSAQTYTAGSYGDAELAALEWLAEMVARILSAEDEDRELLARLDDGHRPAAERLLGRTVSALVVERVAVVWQAAAQLASELESEGHRLGPRARDLVRECERLQMDSAEIEFAGYREAAARFDSLSRRERDVAELMGLSDSEIAAQLYVARSTVKTHVRSILRKYGAKHRSTVVEEVSTYLGYARERGGSSSG, encoded by the coding sequence GTGCTGCGGCTCGACGCGTTCTTCGTCGCCCTCTTCCGCGACGCCGGCCACGTGCTCTACGCCTACCAGTACGACGGCGCCGAGTACGCGCTCCCGGGCGTCCGGCCGGTCAACCCCGAAGGCCCCACGGGCTGGGTGCGCGCCCACAACCGCTCCTACACCTACCGCACCGACGCCGGCGCCATCCTCAACCGCGGCATCCCTTGGGGCGACAAGGAACGCCGTTCGGCCGACGCGCTCGTCGTCCCGATGCGCCGCACGCACACCGGCGAGGTGATCGGCGTCGTCTCGGCCCAGACCTACACCGCCGGCAGCTACGGCGACGCCGAACTCGCCGCGCTGGAGTGGCTCGCCGAGATGGTCGCCCGGATCCTGTCGGCCGAGGACGAGGACCGCGAGCTGCTGGCCCGGCTCGACGACGGGCACCGGCCGGCCGCCGAACGCTTGCTCGGACGGACGGTGTCGGCGCTGGTCGTGGAGCGCGTCGCCGTGGTCTGGCAGGCGGCGGCGCAGCTCGCGAGCGAGCTGGAGTCGGAGGGCCACCGCCTCGGGCCGCGGGCGCGTGACCTGGTGCGCGAGTGCGAGCGGCTCCAGATGGACTCCGCGGAGATCGAGTTCGCCGGTTACCGAGAGGCGGCGGCGCGGTTCGACTCGCTGAGCCGGCGCGAGCGTGACGTCGCCGAGCTGATGGGCTTGAGCGACAGCGAAATCGCCGCACAGCTGTACGTCGCCCGCTCCACAGTGAAGACCCACGTGCGCAGCATCCTGCGCAAGTACGGCGCCAAACACCGTTCGACGGTCGTCGAGGAAGTCTCCACCTACCTCGGTTACGCCCGTGAGCGAGGCGGCTCATCCTCGGGATGA
- a CDS encoding LysR family transcriptional regulator, which yields MDFDQLRTAIALVQHRTVNQTAAVLGLAPSSISDRIRRLEGELGVPLFTRDRTGMNPTTAGRAYLICAGEALEALDVAAEQLHAAPGLTVGAQASIADELLPAVLDDLRRARPDLQVHLRPDPDRARLLDALDRDEIDVAVLLDAGERVGDLGFAQPASALEYLDVREVPMTVVVPPDHPLLGHPVTMQEIQQTGGLIGREARCSFWMATKRWLGPDVDLTAVGGLAQVREWVATGRGIALLPEFAVHADFGSRRLAKLDVHAPPLQLRLIWREDHEDANALRHLLYALTQA from the coding sequence GTGGACTTCGACCAACTGCGCACGGCGATCGCGCTAGTCCAGCATCGAACGGTCAACCAGACGGCAGCAGTCCTGGGCCTTGCGCCGTCCTCGATCTCTGATCGGATACGCCGGCTCGAAGGCGAGCTCGGGGTCCCGTTGTTCACACGCGATCGGACCGGCATGAATCCGACCACAGCCGGCCGTGCCTATCTCATCTGCGCAGGCGAAGCGCTTGAGGCACTCGATGTCGCGGCCGAGCAACTTCATGCCGCTCCAGGACTCACCGTGGGAGCCCAGGCCTCGATCGCGGACGAACTCCTACCCGCTGTCTTGGACGACCTTCGCCGAGCGCGGCCGGACCTCCAAGTGCACCTACGCCCCGATCCCGACCGCGCTCGGCTCCTCGACGCGCTCGATCGCGACGAGATCGACGTCGCGGTACTCCTCGACGCCGGGGAACGCGTTGGGGATCTTGGGTTCGCCCAACCTGCCTCAGCCCTGGAGTATCTCGACGTCCGTGAGGTCCCCATGACTGTGGTGGTCCCGCCAGATCATCCACTCCTCGGGCATCCGGTCACGATGCAGGAGATCCAGCAGACAGGAGGTCTGATCGGCAGGGAAGCCCGCTGCTCGTTCTGGATGGCCACCAAGCGATGGCTCGGCCCCGACGTCGATCTGACCGCCGTCGGCGGACTTGCGCAGGTCCGTGAATGGGTCGCCACCGGTCGCGGGATCGCGCTACTGCCCGAGTTCGCAGTCCACGCTGACTTCGGCTCGCGACGGCTCGCAAAGCTCGACGTGCACGCACCTCCGCTGC
- a CDS encoding FAD/NAD(P)-binding domain-containing protein, translating to MADHPTFTLAVVGAGPRGVGVLERLSVNAPELLGDRRFVVHLIDPFPVGPGRVWRYEQSPLLRMNSMPEDVTMYTDDSVRMAGPVAPGPSLIEWAREVRSGSLSFPVPEDLRAEFDALTSTDFPTRRLQSLYLRWFYEKVLAELPPGIEVVEHASSAVAIDDGPPQRVRLDNGEVVTADAVLLTVGHLDATPDPAESALESFAERHDLAYYPAGYTADVDYSGVPAGESVLVRGFGLAFVDLMLLLTEGRGGRFEDLPGGGLRYHPSGAEPVLHVGSRRGVPYHAKTGYRLRGKPLQLPRFFDSYAIEALCAKPGPIDFRADVWPLIAKELAWAYYTELFTGHPSRVLMDFAVFADRFADLDWGASEMDALVVSAVPAEQDRLDLERLDRPFGGAHFESPEEFGKVVREYVEADLARRADQRFSADLGAFMALLSVVGQLPALLMTGRLSAASQVSDMDGWFRGFFSYYASGPPPRRLEELLALADAGLISFLGADLLVTADESAGVFAASSSSFPDVVRARTLIEARLPEASVPRVFDTLLRQMRDAGALVEETVPDAAGDDQPSGRIATRITDSRLVDAAGTPHPRRFAMGVHTSIRSPGAFTRPRTNAIMFRQNDALARELLRLSPEDQV from the coding sequence GTGGCCGATCACCCGACGTTCACGCTCGCCGTCGTGGGCGCCGGACCTCGCGGGGTCGGCGTCCTGGAGCGGCTCTCCGTCAACGCACCCGAACTGCTCGGCGACCGGCGCTTCGTGGTGCACCTGATCGACCCGTTCCCCGTGGGGCCGGGCCGCGTGTGGCGCTACGAGCAGTCGCCGCTGCTGCGCATGAACTCCATGCCCGAGGACGTCACGATGTACACGGACGACTCGGTGCGCATGGCGGGACCGGTCGCGCCCGGGCCGTCGCTCATCGAGTGGGCCCGCGAGGTCCGTTCGGGCTCTTTGTCCTTCCCCGTGCCCGAAGACCTGCGTGCGGAGTTCGACGCGCTCACCAGCACGGACTTCCCGACGCGGCGGCTGCAGAGCCTGTACTTGAGGTGGTTCTACGAGAAGGTGCTCGCCGAGCTGCCGCCGGGGATCGAGGTGGTGGAGCACGCGAGCTCGGCCGTCGCGATCGACGACGGGCCGCCGCAGCGCGTGCGCCTCGACAACGGTGAGGTAGTGACAGCCGACGCCGTGCTCCTAACCGTCGGCCACCTCGACGCGACGCCGGACCCGGCCGAGAGCGCGCTGGAGTCGTTCGCCGAGCGACACGACCTGGCGTATTACCCGGCCGGCTACACCGCCGACGTCGACTACTCCGGCGTGCCGGCGGGTGAGTCCGTGCTGGTGCGCGGGTTCGGGCTCGCGTTCGTCGACCTCATGCTCCTGCTCACCGAGGGCCGCGGCGGCCGCTTCGAGGACCTGCCCGGCGGCGGCCTGCGTTACCACCCCAGCGGCGCCGAGCCGGTGCTCCACGTCGGCTCGCGGCGCGGGGTCCCGTATCACGCGAAGACGGGGTACCGGTTGCGCGGGAAACCGTTGCAGCTGCCCAGGTTCTTCGATTCCTACGCGATCGAGGCGCTGTGCGCGAAGCCGGGGCCGATCGACTTCCGCGCGGATGTGTGGCCGTTGATCGCCAAGGAACTGGCGTGGGCGTATTACACGGAGCTGTTCACCGGTCATCCCTCGCGGGTCCTGATGGATTTCGCGGTGTTCGCGGATCGGTTCGCGGATCTGGACTGGGGGGCGTCCGAAATGGACGCGCTGGTTGTCTCCGCGGTGCCGGCCGAACAGGACCGGCTTGACCTGGAGCGGTTGGATCGGCCGTTCGGTGGCGCGCATTTCGAATCCCCGGAGGAATTCGGAAAGGTCGTCCGGGAGTACGTGGAGGCCGATCTCGCGCGGCGCGCGGATCAGCGGTTCAGCGCGGATCTCGGGGCGTTCATGGCGTTGTTGTCGGTGGTCGGACAGCTGCCGGCCTTGCTGATGACGGGCCGGCTTTCGGCGGCGTCGCAGGTCTCGGACATGGACGGCTGGTTCCGCGGGTTCTTTTCCTACTACGCGAGCGGGCCGCCGCCGCGCCGGTTGGAGGAATTGCTGGCCCTGGCCGACGCCGGGCTGATTTCGTTCCTGGGCGCGGATTTACTGGTGACGGCGGACGAATCGGCGGGGGTTTTCGCCGCGTCGAGTTCGAGTTTCCCCGACGTGGTCCGGGCCCGGACGTTGATCGAGGCGCGGCTGCCGGAAGCGAGTGTGCCGCGCGTATTCGACACCTTGCTCCGCCAGATGCGCGACGCCGGCGCGTTGGTCGAGGAAACCGTTCCCGACGCGGCGGGCGACGACCAGCCGTCGGGCCGGATCGCCACGCGCATCACGGATTCGCGCCTGGTCGACGCCGCGGGCACCCCGCACCCGCGCCGGTTCGCCATGGGCGTGCACACGAGCATCCGTTCGCCCGGGGCGTTCACGCGGCCCCGGACGAACGCGATCATGTTCCGTCAGAACGACGCACTGGCACGGGAATTGCTCCGGCTGTCACCGGAGGACCAGGTGTAG
- a CDS encoding ABC transporter ATP-binding protein codes for MPDSGLTGPVDIPEPPQPDQPKDLKSRFKRMKTSVSGTVRGLPKVVRLTWQASPTLTILLALVTLLSGLLPTATAYIAKLLLDAVVAAIQHKGSIDDIVRITLFQFGVLAATAISSAITSIAQTLLQERMTLTIRHQVMDHASKLQLAYFEGSTSYDMLRQAAQEAPTRPLSMMNSALGLVRTAITFSSMIALLVSISPLLALVALLAPIPAFITQSKYGSRAFWLTFLMSPIKRRMDYLSSLVTTDTYAKETKLFGLGPYFVERFRRLGVVSYERQRRLTVRRNVSSTSWGLLSTLAGSAIALYIALEAVGGRLTLGDLALYTAAATSVQASVSGLFTAFSGMYENNLYLDTLYRFLDTEPEIVAPASPRPLPSTVEGHITFESVSFSYPGAEEPALDGVSFDIRPGETVAVVGRNGAGKSTLFKLLCRLYDPTGGRILLDGVDIRSYDPDELRTQISAMFQDYVTYQGTAAENIGLGDLHRLEDRPHIEDSARRAGADERIERLPSGYDSPLGRWFDQGVSLSGGEWQKIALARAFQREAPILILDEPTSALDAQAEHDLFTRLRSLAAGRTTLYISHRFSTVRQAERILLLDHGKVAEYGTHEELMAAQAGYAELFTLQAQAYLV; via the coding sequence GTGCCCGACAGTGGCCTGACGGGACCGGTCGACATCCCGGAACCCCCGCAGCCGGACCAACCCAAAGACCTGAAGTCGCGGTTCAAGCGGATGAAGACGTCGGTGTCCGGCACCGTCCGCGGCCTGCCGAAGGTCGTGCGGCTGACCTGGCAGGCCAGCCCGACGCTCACCATCCTGCTGGCGCTGGTCACGCTGCTGTCCGGCCTCCTGCCGACGGCCACGGCGTACATCGCGAAGCTGCTGCTGGACGCCGTGGTCGCCGCCATCCAGCACAAGGGCTCGATCGACGACATCGTGCGGATCACGCTGTTCCAGTTCGGCGTGCTGGCCGCGACCGCGATCAGCAGCGCGATCACGTCGATCGCGCAGACGCTCCTGCAAGAGCGGATGACGCTCACGATCCGGCACCAGGTCATGGACCACGCGAGCAAGCTGCAGCTGGCGTACTTCGAGGGTTCGACGTCGTACGACATGCTGCGCCAGGCTGCGCAGGAGGCGCCGACGCGGCCGTTGTCGATGATGAACTCGGCGCTGGGGCTGGTGCGCACGGCGATCACGTTCTCGAGCATGATCGCGCTGCTGGTGTCGATCAGCCCGTTGCTGGCGCTGGTGGCGCTGCTCGCGCCGATCCCGGCGTTCATCACGCAGTCGAAGTACGGGTCGCGCGCGTTCTGGCTGACGTTCCTGATGTCGCCGATCAAGCGGCGGATGGATTACCTGTCGTCGCTGGTCACCACGGACACGTACGCGAAGGAGACCAAGCTGTTCGGCCTCGGGCCGTACTTCGTTGAGAGGTTCCGGCGGCTCGGCGTGGTGTCGTACGAGCGGCAACGGCGGCTGACGGTTCGCCGCAACGTCAGCTCGACGTCGTGGGGGCTGTTGTCGACGCTGGCCGGCTCGGCGATCGCGTTGTACATCGCTTTGGAGGCCGTCGGCGGGCGCCTGACGCTGGGCGACCTGGCGCTGTACACGGCCGCGGCGACGTCGGTGCAGGCTTCGGTTTCGGGCTTGTTCACGGCGTTTTCGGGGATGTACGAGAACAATCTGTACCTGGACACGTTGTACCGGTTCCTGGACACGGAGCCGGAGATCGTGGCGCCCGCCTCGCCGCGGCCCTTGCCGTCCACTGTGGAGGGACACATCACCTTCGAGTCGGTGAGCTTCAGCTACCCGGGCGCCGAGGAACCGGCCCTGGACGGGGTTTCGTTCGACATCCGGCCGGGCGAGACGGTGGCGGTGGTCGGCCGCAACGGCGCGGGCAAGTCGACCCTGTTCAAGCTGTTGTGCCGGCTCTACGACCCCACCGGCGGCCGCATCCTGCTCGACGGCGTCGACATCCGCTCGTACGACCCGGACGAGCTGCGCACCCAGATCAGCGCGATGTTCCAGGACTACGTGACGTACCAAGGAACGGCGGCCGAGAACATCGGCCTCGGCGACCTCCACCGGCTGGAAGACCGCCCCCACATCGAGGACTCCGCCCGCCGCGCCGGCGCGGACGAACGCATCGAACGCCTGCCGTCCGGCTACGACTCGCCTCTGGGTCGATGGTTCGACCAGGGCGTCTCGCTGTCCGGCGGTGAGTGGCAGAAGATCGCCCTCGCCCGCGCCTTCCAGCGCGAGGCCCCGATCCTGATCCTCGACGAACCGACATCCGCCCTCGACGCCCAGGCCGAACACGATCTGTTCACGCGCCTGCGGTCCCTCGCGGCCGGCCGCACGACGCTGTACATCTCGCACCGCTTCTCCACCGTCCGCCAGGCCGAACGCATTCTCCTGCTGGACCACGGCAAGGTCGCCGAGTACGGCACGCACGAGGAGCTGATGGCGGCTCAGGCGGGATACGCGGAACTGTTCACGTTGCAGGCGCAGGCCTATCTGGTGTGA